The following is a genomic window from Ancylothrix sp. D3o.
ACGGTTCCCTGGGCCAAATTCCAGACATTTACATTTTTGTCAACCGAACCGCTAATTAATAATTTGCCATCCGGGCTAATAGCAAGGGCATTGACACCCCATAAATGACCAGCGAGAGTATTGGCGAGGGTAGGCTTTTTCCAGCTATTTCCAGACAAAGTAACTGGGTTATTTGGGAGTGGAAGTTCATTTAAGACTATCGGCGAATTGCGCTCTCGTAAAAACGAGTCCGAAAATTCGCTGCCGGCGGCTGTGAATAAGGCTGTTACCCCACCGGCAAAGAGCAATAGAGTAATAACCCCCATGAGTTTAGAGCGTTTGGGTATCCAGCTTTTGCGGGATTGAGAATTGTGTTTTTGGGAGCGTCTTTTGCGTTTAGAACGAGGTAAACTAGCCAGCGGTGTGTTGACTGCACGAGGCGGGGCTGTGGGCAGATTAGCCGGTGTGTTGTTTTGGGAATATTCAGGAGTATCAATTTCGTGTAAGCGCTGTAAAATTACCCCCGTATTTTGGGGCCGGTTGCCGGGGAAAGGGGCGATTAGGTAATCAATTAAATCGGCAAAACTTGGGGAAATTTGAGGTGCTTTTTCGCGCCAAATTAACTGGCCGGTGCGGGGATTTTCGCTGAAATCGTTGGGATCATGGCCGGTTAATAAAAATACCATTGTCCGTCCCAGGGCAAAAAAATCGGACTGGGGGACGGCTTTTCCGTTGGCTTGTTCTGGGGGAGTATAGCCGGGGGAAACAATGCCGGTGACTTTATGACCTCCACCGCCGACTTTGGCTAGGTAGGTGCCGGTGACTTCGCGGACGCTGCCAAAATCAATTAAAGCTAACTGGCCGGTGGGCCGCAGCATGATATTGGAGGGTTTGATATCGCGGTGAAAATACTGTTCGTGGTGGACTTTATCTAAAATTTCAACGAGTTGTTTTAACCAGGCTTGGGCTTGTTTTTGGCTGAGGGGTTGAGAGGAGCCGGTGTTAATAAACCATTCTTCTAAATTGGAGCCTTCGATTTTTTCCATTACCAAGCAGTGTAGTATAACATTGCTGTTGCGAGGTAAAAAGGTAAAGTAGCCGTCTGGCTCTACTCTGGGGATTCCGGGGTGTTTTAAGCGTTCTAAAACTTTGGCTTCTCTCTCAAAAAGGGCAATGGCTTTTGTGTTGTTTTCGGTGAGAACTTTTAAAACTTTGGTGGTTTTATTGGTGTCTGAAATTTCAAAGGTTTTCCCAAACCCACCTTCTCCCAACAGACGAAGAGCGCGGTAACGCTCTTTTAGCAATAGGGATGAACCGCACTGTCGGCAAATGCGGTTATGAGCGTTTAAGGGATCGCCTGGGTTGGGGCAGTTAGGATTGAGGCAATAACTCACAGAAGCTCTACATGACTAACTTTCTAAGTTAATTTACACGGGTTTTGCTGATTTATCAGCTACCCTAGTACGGAAAGCGGTCTCGCACTGTCACAATCTTACCGAAAAATTGGGTTTAAAGCCCCGTGTTTCGACAAGTTTAGGAACACCTTGGTTAGACGGTAAGAAACTGTTTGCTGTGGGTGATCATAAAAAATTATGGGTTTTGTTTGGAGGAAAAAAAGAATAACGGCGGTTTATTTTTTTTATCTAAGCATTGCTTGCTAACAGGTAGCGATGGCATCGGTAGTTGGCATGAAGGTTTGAGGAGGGGTGGTGTTTTGTTCAGAAACCGGCTCGATAAATACTTTCATTTGCTGCATTTGGACGGAGCCAAAAATGGTTGCAAAGGAGACATCGGTGGCATCGCGCCCTGTACCGATGCGAATGGTAGCGGTTAAGGGTACTAGGCGGGTGGCATCGAATAAATACCACTCATTGTTGAGATAAGCTTCAAAAAAAGCGTGAAAATCGGGGGGGGTTAAGCCATAGGCATAGCCTCCCACGAATCGAGCGGGGATGTTCATGGCTCGGCAAAAGGCGATTCCTAAATGGGCAAAGTCTCGGCAAACACCGGCTCTTTCGATGGCGGTATCGTAGGCGGAGGTTTGGGAGTTGGTGCTGCCGGCAAGATAGGTAACTTTTTCGTAAATCCAGTTACAAATTCCTTGGACTCGGCTATATCCTGGCAGTAAGGTGCCAAATTCGCTGTCTGCTAGTTGAATGAGTTGGTCGGATTGGCAATACCGGCTTGGCAAAACGTAGGGCAATATTTTTAGGGGCAATTCTGCGGGGGGAATTTCGATAATATTGCTGGCTTCTTTGTGCAGGGGAAAGCTTTCAACGGTGGCGCGGTAATTGATTTCGAGTTTGCCGGGGTTGGCGTTGACTCGAAAGTAACGATTTTCTTTGTCTGGCTGACTGCTGTTTGCTTCTATTTCTATTTGGGGGGTGATTTCTAGGGTTTCTTGCTCGATTTTTTGGTGGTTGTTATTGTAGGGGCGAATGTTGAAGATCAGGGTGCTGGGTTGCAAGATGTCGTAGGCGAGCAGGCAACCAAGGTTAAATTTCATACGGGTGCTAAGTTAGAGGGTTAAATTTTATGCTGGCTGATGGGGGCCGGCCCCAACCAGTACCGGAAGATAGAATTGTGGTTAATTTGCCGGTGTTTCTTAGAAATATTCCCGACAAAATTGTTCACGGTTATATTTGTTTTTCAGCCAGTCGGCTTGGGCTTGGGGCATATCTTGGGCGGCGATGATGGCGATTTGTCCCCAGTTGAAGAGTTCTTCGAGGTTGCTTGCTTGTGCAAAAAAGTCGGCGTAAAATTCGGCCCAAAATTTGGGGGCGACTTTACCCCAGCGCCGCCGCCAGTACAGGTAATCTTTGGCGGTGGGAGGAGCGACGTGGGGAATGGGGGGCAAGTCGGCATAGCTGACAAATCGGCTGAGATGTGGGCCAACTACCAGTAAGACTCTTGCCCAG
Proteins encoded in this region:
- a CDS encoding protein kinase, with the protein product MSYCLNPNCPNPGDPLNAHNRICRQCGSSLLLKERYRALRLLGEGGFGKTFEISDTNKTTKVLKVLTENNTKAIALFEREAKVLERLKHPGIPRVEPDGYFTFLPRNSNVILHCLVMEKIEGSNLEEWFINTGSSQPLSQKQAQAWLKQLVEILDKVHHEQYFHRDIKPSNIMLRPTGQLALIDFGSVREVTGTYLAKVGGGGHKVTGIVSPGYTPPEQANGKAVPQSDFFALGRTMVFLLTGHDPNDFSENPRTGQLIWREKAPQISPSFADLIDYLIAPFPGNRPQNTGVILQRLHEIDTPEYSQNNTPANLPTAPPRAVNTPLASLPRSKRKRRSQKHNSQSRKSWIPKRSKLMGVITLLLFAGGVTALFTAAGSEFSDSFLRERNSPIVLNELPLPNNPVTLSGNSWKKPTLANTLAGHLWGVNALAISPDGKLLISGSVDKNVNVWNLAQGTVIYSLKGHTNEVWAIAISPDGKTAASGSGDSTIKLWDLATGTLKKQFSSQSGWVVALAFSPDGKTLVSGGADSTIKVWDLANDQLRATLRGHSEGVVALAFRNVMGSETRQPGSSLLVSAGGDNKLMLWDVLSSCDAGQVCSPLKILESQSRRVQTVAFSPDGNMLASGSGDGSINLWNLNSGKVEQTFFGHSDVVNSLAFSPDGKILASGAGSLDSTVKLWDVEGGQLLDTLKGHVDTIHAVAITPDGKTLISASEDTTIKIWLLR
- a CDS encoding transglutaminase family protein translates to MKFNLGCLLAYDILQPSTLIFNIRPYNNNHQKIEQETLEITPQIEIEANSSQPDKENRYFRVNANPGKLEINYRATVESFPLHKEASNIIEIPPAELPLKILPYVLPSRYCQSDQLIQLADSEFGTLLPGYSRVQGICNWIYEKVTYLAGSTNSQTSAYDTAIERAGVCRDFAHLGIAFCRAMNIPARFVGGYAYGLTPPDFHAFFEAYLNNEWYLFDATRLVPLTATIRIGTGRDATDVSFATIFGSVQMQQMKVFIEPVSEQNTTPPQTFMPTTDAIATC